Within Halostella limicola, the genomic segment CGGGCTGACGCTCCTCTGGGATCTGGCTCCCAATGCGGTTCATTTGCTTGTCACCGGCGAGATGCCCGGTGGAGTCGTCCCCGCCTGGTTCCTGCTCTTGCAGGGTCTCAGTCCGACCGGGGCGTACAATGCGCTCGTCCAGCGGCTGTTGCTCGGTGGCGGAACTGCTGTGGAAGCGCGGATCGGCGGCCCGGCGCCCAGTTACCTCGAACCAACGGTATTTCTTCTCATCCTGCTCGCCTGGGCAGTCGTCCCGCTCCTCGTCGGATATCTCAGGTTTCGCCGGGCCGATCTGAGCTAACTGGCCTTATTGAAACCCTCAACCGATTAGAAGTTTCGGGAATCGTGATAACTACAGGGCGCGCACCTCACAGGGCTGGGTCAGATGGGGTATCCGCGAACCGTGCAATTCGGGCTGTAACGGTATTCGTAGGTGTCAATATCCGTTCGACGGTGGCGTACGAGAGTGATCAGGAGTCGCGACCTAATTCAACACCCAGAAGCGGTAGTTAAGATAGGCGGCGAAGGAGACCCACAGGAGATACGGGACGAGGAGGAGAGCGGCCCGTCGATCAACGCGGTCGAATGTCCACATCGTTGCGACGATGAGCAGCCAGAGGAGTCCGATCACGGCCAGCCCCCATCCGATCTCCTGCATGCCGAAGAAGACGACCGACCATCCCACATTGACGGCGAAGTGTACCACGAATACGCCGAACCCGAACCGGACTTCACGAGGTGACGAATCGAGTCGTCGCCAGACGAGCCATAGCGCAACTCCGATGAGTGCGAACAGGGCCGTCCAGACGGGACCGAATACCCAGTTCGGTGGCGCAAGTATTGGCCGCTGAAGGGTGTCGTACCACGTGTTGAGACCTTGGGCCGTGAAGATGGACCCGGAAGCCCCGACGATTTCGACGGTCAGGATGGCGATTGCGAGTGCGAGGATCGGATGATCGCGTGGAAACCGGCGAAAACGAGCCACGAGTGATGCCATGTGATCCGATTGGGGCTCTCGACTCAAAATTAAGGACGTCGAACCCTAGCCGCTTGACCTTCTCTCAGAGGAAATTTCTCCATGCTCCGACGACAGACCGTTACAGCCACTTTCCGCACATAGGCCCGCGATTCCGCCCTCATCATCCTGCGACCTGTGCTATCGCGACGGCTTCCCGGTAGCACGCGACTGCCAGCAACAGATATCCACCGACCAGGAGCGCCCACTCACGGCCCGTTAACGACC encodes:
- a CDS encoding TspO/MBR family protein translates to MASLVARFRRFPRDHPILALAIAILTVEIVGASGSIFTAQGLNTWYDTLQRPILAPPNWVFGPVWTALFALIGVALWLVWRRLDSSPREVRFGFGVFVVHFAVNVGWSVVFFGMQEIGWGLAVIGLLWLLIVATMWTFDRVDRRAALLLVPYLLWVSFAAYLNYRFWVLN